In Peromyscus leucopus breed LL Stock chromosome 9, UCI_PerLeu_2.1, whole genome shotgun sequence, the sequence CAGACATGGGGAATCTCTCACAGTATCGGGAATTAGAGGATGGGTACATTTAAATACGAATTCACCTTATATTCAACGagttaaaaactaaataagtGCTGTAATGCGTGGTTTTAAAAGCTAATGCTTGACCTGCACGTAATTGTTGGTTGTTAATTTCATAGGTTGGAAGCAACCACTGAAACTGCCGCAGACTGCAATCCCCAAGAGCCCCGGCAAGGCTTGTGGGAAGCCAGGGAGCTCTCTGAGAAGCTCCGTCTTTTTCCTGCCCTGCCCACTGTTCTCACCTCAGTAGCTGGCCTCCTCCTTCAAGCCTCTGGCTCTGGGGTTGCCATCGTTGCACTAGGACAGCTTTCTGTGACTCCTTCCAGCCCCCACCTCACCGCTTCCAGCAGTCCGTCCAATCACTATCTATAAATCCTGTCCCTGGCATCCCGGGTCTCTTAGGCAACAATGTGTGGTCTCTTGATTGGCCGGGGCATCCAAGGGAGGGCTGGCTCCAAAATTGGGCACagagataaaaaggagaaagtgcgGCTGTAGGGTGAGTGGGAGGAGCTGTAACATCTTGATAGATTGCTGGCAGGAAGCTGTATCCAATCCTGAAACCAGAAGCCTTGAAAAATCTTCCTTCAAGGCTTGCTACGTTTGTGTTCCCAAACAGCCCTTCCCTACGGAGCATGCCCAGTAATACTGCTCTGGTCACTCGGGAGCTCCGAAACGCAAACTCCATTGTGACAGATTTTAAGACTGCCCAGAAGGTGGAAGAGGGTTGGAAGAAACAACAATCTGTAATTGGTTGGATGGAAGAAAAGCACCTGCAGAGAAAAAGGGAGGTCATGGAGGACCGGTCCCAAGCTGAGTGACAGATAGGACAGATACACCAGGGAACCAGCAGATGGCACGCCGTCGTAAGAATAACTCttaatttgggtttttaaaaTCCAGTCACATTTAATTAGTTAAATGCACGGAGCACCCACCTTGTAGTGAGAACCAGAGAATGCAAggattaaaaaggaaaggaagggcaggcggaaggaaggcaggcaggcgaagccgggtgtggtggctcaagcctgtaatcctagccctcaggaggtggaggcaaaaggatcaagGATCCCAGGACAGCTTCGGCCACAGAGGGAGTTAGTTGGAGACAGCCTGTGCTccaaaaccctgtctaaaacacaggAGAAATCTAATGAGAGAAACTGAACAGTGCAATGTGCAAATAACCAACGTAAAGCTCGGGGATCTAGAAGATATGGTAGCAAGTTCTGGAGAATTCCAGGAAGTTGGAAATTCCATGCCAGAGCCACAGTGCAAGGCAATTTTGATGACTATCAACTAACCAAAAATGAACCCCAGgacctaaaacaaaaacaaaaatagccgCTTTCCGCACTGTCTTTCTTGCTAAAACAATGGACTCTCCTTCAACTTAAGCAGTCCTACAAATCCTACATGTttcatcatctttattttttaatagtgtgtttttaaatttacatttatttatttgtgtgtctatgtctttgtgggcatgtgtgtgccatgggtggaggtcagagaacaacttttgggagtcgaTTCTGCCCATCATGTAGGTCCAGGGGTCAAGCTCAGGTGATAAGGTTTGGCAGCAACTGCCTTTACCTACTTGGCCATTGCGCCAGCCTCACGTTTCATAACTTTTAAATAGGCAGCATTTGCATATCTCCAATttaaatgaaaaggggaaagtgGGTCTCATGGAGGTTAGCGCTTTGCCTATGTTAACAATGGATCAGAAAGTGGCCAAGCTGAAATTAGAACCTAGGTTGTCTGGATTCCAACCTAGTGGTTTTTTCCAAATGACCAGcttgtatgtaaatgaataaacaaagccTTTGGGGATGTgagggggtggcctgggggaggCAGGTAGAGATGTCATACTAAATTACCATGCATTACCAGTTAACATTTATGGTTTCAAAACGGGTTCATCCAGAAAAGGACCAGTTTTAACAATGCCTAGGTGGCTGAGTCTCTCTGTGAAGTTCCCGCTCATTAAAAGCTTTCTATTAGTGGTTACAacatggaaggaaagggagatgggACATAGAAAGCATCTCACACTATCCCTGTGGGATCAGAATGTTTTTATTCCTGATAGACGatccctttctctgctcttcacaGCACCTTCTGGGTCTCCTGGCCTACAGTTCCTCCATCTGACTGTTCCCCACAGTGGGATGAGTCACCCCAATTCCCACTGTGTTCCTTGTGAGTCACCCCATTCCCGCTGTGTTCCTAGGGAGCATGCACACATAGCCTAGTGTCTGATTGTTTTGACATTACTTTTGTGTGGAACATAGCAAacataaagaaaagcttagagacTTTCGTAATACCTGTATCTCCACGGAGATGTTTCAAAAtgttactggtgtgtgtgtgtgtgtgtgtgtgtgtgtgtgtgtgtgtgtgtgtgtttttaccaGGCACATAGTATTCTGCACACAGATCCCATTGTCCTCTCTATGTCTAGAAAGCCATTTGCCACCTTGCCACAGAATGAGCGTGCAGCCTTCTTGTTcctttttgatattttcattagCTATATGCTCACTCTTATAagcaatttattcttttaaagttgCACTGCCACTTACATCTATTGTAGTCTCATTCCCTGCCAAGTGTTGCATTTATGGGACTTAATCATGTTGATATATTTGTGATTGTATTTGTGTCATTCTCACCTCCTGATGTGAGCAGCGGTGTGGCCTGGGTCTGTTTTTACAGGATCATGTGCCCATTGACTAAGAATGCGCCTGGGGAGCACATTTCCAGTGCTTTAGCTATGGGGACCTGGCAATACATAAAGCTAGTACAGGTTCCCCCATGTACTACCTGCTTCTTTACTCACTCTCATCAAGAGGCACCACTGACTCCCCAGGACAAGCTGACTTGCCTGGAATGGCCCTAAAAATCAATGTTACTGTCCTAAAGTGTTACTGCACAAGTGTCaataaggaaaaaggaaactGTTGTTTCAGATTTTACTTATCATGCTGGTTCATCGAGGCCGTCTCCTGATGTGAGACTATATGTCCGAGCACAAGTCTTTTCAATATTCACTACATTATTTgagaaccttttaaaaattatgtctctctgtctctgtctgtctgtctctgtctctttctctttgtgtacctataggccagaagtcaaccacaggtgttgctctccaccttggtttttgagacaaatcTCTCAGTGGACTGGGGATTCACCACATGGGCTAGGCTGTGTGACCAGCTAGACCCTGGAATTTCCTTTTCTCcgcttccccagccctgggattacaagtacctGCTATTAGGACTGGATGTTTGTCAGCCCTGGGAGTGTAGTTCAGGATCTTCTGctgtacagcaagtgctttaccaacagAACCATATCTCTAGCCGGTTCCTCACCATCTTAACCACTTATAAACATACAGGTCAGTAGTGTTAAGCACAGTCACTTGCAGCAGGACCAATGTCGCCGTGTTAGTCCTGTGAGCTACCAACAGTGATGTCACGAACTCTAAGCTGAAGATGGACAAAAAGAAAGATAGGCAAAACGCTGTAGCAAAGAGAAAGCAATCACATTGTAGCAATCACGGTTGACTGAATGCAGACTCTTTCATTAAAACGCTGTGTGGCTTTAAGTAAGCCATCAACCTTTCTGAGCGTTCTTCTCCCTTgttgggaaaaaataaataaaattgtgtttagATGACCTCTAAAGAATCATTCGGCTCTCAAGTCTCGCATGTAGCAAAGGGAGAGGGAAGCCTTTTCTAAAGAGAAGATGAGGCATGCCGCCAGTAAGCACAAGCTCCATCTGTTTATAGTCTTGGCGGAGAGGACGCACAGCGTGCACCTGCTTCGCGGCTCAGTGTGCCGCGTTTGCAACAGGCCGGGTGTCCCTTGCTGCTTGTACCCTCTGCCACGGGTGATCGCTCCTTGACGTATCCCGGAGGTCCCGAAATTAGCACACTAGCTCCCCGGAGCAGGTGTTGGAGGACCCGCCCTGAGAGCTAGGCTCGGGAGGGCTTTGCAAGGAGGACCCGACACATTTCAGATGAACGCCTCCAGCGCTGGGAACCACTAAGCCGGCGCGCGGCAGCTCCAGGCGTCACCATCACCTAGGACGCCAAGCCGAGAACAACGAAGCGCGAGTCAGCCCCGCACGGCCAGGCTCCGGCTGGGAGACTGGGCGCAGCGCGCATGCGCGGCACGTGCGCGCGCACCTCCCTCCCGGGGCCGCGCGCCCCGACGCTCGCGAAGGCTCGGCGCACCGGCTGTCCTCGGCCGCTCGGGGGACCTGAGGGACGCGCGGCCGCCTGCGGGGCCAGCGGTGCAGCGCGAGAGAGCTCGGAGGCCGCCGGGGAGGGTGAGTCCCGCGGCCGACGCTTCCTCCGGAGCCGGGAGGGCGGGAGCGGAGCGCGTGGAGAGCGTTGAGGCTGCCGCCCCAGCCCGGCCGCCCCTCGTCAGGCGGCGCTCGCCGCTCGCGTCGCGGCCGAACAAAAGCCCGAGGCCGGCGCTGCCGAGGCGGGCGCGGAGCGGCGGCTGGCGAGCGACCGGGCCCGAGCAGGGTCGGGGTGGGCGGCGCGCAGTTCGGGGCCACAGCCGGGCCGGGTAGGGATGCCCCTGGAAGGTGGCGGGGCCGGCACGTCCCGGCCGCGCCGGGCAACCTGTGCGAGTGTGGACGCGGCGGGTCCCCGCGCCGGTCGCCTGCGGGGAACGAGGCCGGCCCGAGCCGGTTTCTGTGCTCGGCGCCGCGGGGGCGTGGGCGGGAGGACGATGCGCCAGGCTCCGGCGCCGCTGCTTCCCAGCAGCCCCCGGCCGACCCCTGCCATCCAACGCCCAAAAGTTGTCCCCCTGCTGCCCATCACTTTGCAAAGTCGGCGGCTCCCCTGCTCCGTGCACGCCCCCGGCTGCCCCGGTGGCGGTGAGTCGGGGTCCGCGGATTTGCCCTGGGATGCCGCGGCTGGATGGTGAGCAGTTCGTGGCCTCTGGAATAAAGGCGCTGAGCTGAGGGTAACGTTAAGACTGTAAACATCTTAACATCTTCTTACATCTTGGGACTCTTGGAGGTAGATATGGCTTCctcaagggaagagaagagggctttttcatgtttctttcctcctccctttttcttatcctttctcttttcttttgtggatagaaaaagaacaaaagcgcGTGCCATTAATTAGGCAGAAGAGACTTAAAGTTGAAAAATACCACGACTCGAGAGGTCCGGGGTTTTCGCCCAGTGTAAATgaaaaatgcaatttttttttaagctccccTCCGAATTTTTCAGGCTACCGAACAGACGCACCAGCTCAAAATCTCACCGTAGAAAAGTCCTTTTAGTGTATCTGGAATATTTGTTGATGGGAATTGGGTTACTTTGCAAAGCCAGTTCGTGAAAGCCAGCAAACAAAGACCCAGCTGGGCTTAAGGATATTCCTCCCTTCTCAGCCTTCTTTGGTCCTCGGTGGTAGGCTGGTGGCATAATGGGCTAGAAGAGGACTAGATACATCCCGAGTTCAGTATTAAGAAGCAGGTACTCTAGTCATGCATGATGGttcacgcctgtaattccagcagtcaggaactgaagcaggaggatcaccgcAAGCTCTAGGACAGaataggctacatagtgaaccccttttctcaaaaagaaaggtgGGGAAGTCCTCTGGACGGTGTTTTCCATTCCATCTTAACTTTTAAACAAATCACTGTCTCCTGCCCCTGGGAAACAACACATTTACTTGAGCTGTATCAAACTACAGACAGCATAGAGGTAAAAGGATTCAGAGTTAAGGAGCCAATGAAAGAAGTGTAAACATTTGGAAGGATAAAGCTGAAGATACACTATAACCCAGTTGCAGCTCTTACCATGGTAAAACATGTAGTGTTGATCTCTGCCCCCAAATGCTTTGAAACTATTAGGAAAataggtttgttttttaataaagtttaGTATTCTATTCCATTTTTCCTACCCCGCCCCCCCATCTAGTAATAAGGTGCATCTCATCTTCTAGAAAGCTAACAAGGTTCCATTAATGAAGGAAAAGGGGACTGTGGCCTTCTCATCCCTTTTATTCTTTCCCCACGATTCTTtgaagtttattttctgttttgggtATTCAGGTTAATTTTTCTTGGGAGTTTCATGCTTGAGCTGTTTGAAGTAGAACGGGTTGAGAGGAATTGAATAGTGAAGTGCACATTCTTTGTATAGTGCAGCATGAAACCTTGATCATCTAAGACGGGTggaggtgttgttttgtttttgcttacaaAAGACTGTCTGTTTCCCTGCTTTACCTCTGGAGTTTGGGAATCCACCCAGACTACGTTTCATATTAGTTTGCTGCTAAAACTCTGCAATGATTTTGTACATAAAACTTCCAAGTGTGAGAgatcaggtatggtggtgcacacctacaagcccagcacttggaaagcagaggcaggagaatttctgtgagtttgaggctagcctggtttacatagcagattccaggatagccagaactacatagagagaccttgtctcaaaaaaaaaaaaaaaaaaaaaaaaaaaaaaaaaaaaaaaaaaaacccgagtATATTAGTATGTGATGCTAGGCTTCtgtggactttattttttttccttagaagccAGGTGGTAGGCAACAGTTCTCAGCTCGTTGTTACCTTCTTCCACTCAATAGAGGTTAGATGTAGTTAAGAttctgaggaaagaaagggagagtttTGTGTTGTGATGGTGTTTTTGTAAGGCTGGGTATAACAGCTCTTCATGGGCTCGCAGACTTAGCTGCTGAGCAGAAATGGACTTCCTCCCGGCTTTACAGTTTGTCATCCTGGGAACCACTGACTTTGGTAGGCCCAGGGGATGCACTGTAAATGAAGCTTTTGAAGACTGTAACTCAGGGTGTGAGCTTAACACATTCCAGTCTCCCCCTCATTATGTCTCAAAATAATACTTTAGTCAAAGCATAGGAAGCGTACAGTCTTGTTAAGTGGAAACACGGGGACTTGCTCTTTTCTCACAAAACTTCAGCGTTTCCTGATGAACAGACTTTAATTGGAGAGGGAAGCTGGCTGGAATTTCACCtttacttattttacttattttacagaTTCTGGCAATCTGTACATCTTCAAGATTGGGAATGTAACTCAACTTGGCTGGCCCCTGCAAGACTCTGAGTCCTGTCTCTagtactggggggtgggggtgggggagcaagcAAACAGATCTGTCTTtgaacttaaaatttatttacaggTTCATTTTGAAAGGTTATTTGCTTCTCCTAATTTCAGAATTTAGTAACTTGTAAGTCTGAAATTTGATGCCCCCCCATTCCTTTTAATTCTTCATCTAGAAGTGctttttgatttatttctttaagaaataccACTTAGCACACCAATAGATTAGAGTACTC encodes:
- the LOC114707296 gene encoding uncharacterized protein C10orf95-like, giving the protein MGDKRHCHTELFTWLSAFIPEATNCSPSSRGIPGQIRGPRLTATGAAGGVHGAGEPPTLQSDGQQGDNFWALDGRGRPGAAGKQRRRSLAHRPPAHAPAAPSTETGSGRPRSPQATGAGTRRVHTRTGCPARPGRAGPATFQGHPYPARLWPRTARRPPRPCSGPVARQPPLRARLGSAGLGLLFGRDASGERRLTRGGRAGAAASTLSTRSAPALPAPEEASAAGLTLPGGLRALSRCTAGPAGGRASLRSPERPRTAGAPSLRERRGARPREGGARARAAHARCAQSPSRSLAVRG